Below is a window of Cupriavidus sp. MP-37 DNA.
GACCACGGCATCGCGGATGGTGGCCGCGTCCGGCGCGGCCTGGCCGTCCAGTTCCCGCGCCAGTTCGCCGTACGACAGCACCGGCTGCCATCCCCTGGGCAGGCGCAGCGTGACCGCGGTAATGATGTAGCGCCCGGCGCCGGCGCGCTTGAACAGGCTGTCGCGGTAGCCGAACTCGCATGCTTGCAGGTCCAGCCAGACGAAGGTCCCGGTGTGCCGGTCATACGCACGCACGCCGGCGAAGCGCTCGCGCAGCTCCACGCCGTAGGCGCCGATGTTCTGGATCGGCGCGGCGCCGGCGGTGCCAGGGATCAGCGCCAGGTTTTCCAGCCCCGGCATGCCATCGACGATGGTGCGGTTGACCAGCGCGTTCCAGTTCTCGCCCGCGCCCACGGTGACCAGCCAGGCATCGCCGCCCTCGCTGCTGGCCTCGACCTGGTAGCCGGGAATTTCCATCAGCAGCACCAGCGCGTCGAGATCGCCGGTCAGCACGACATTGCTGCCGCCCCCCAGCACCACCAGAGGCAGGCCTTCGGCGCGCGGGTCGGCAAGGGCCGAGACCAGGTCGGCCTCGCTGCGCACGTGCACCGCAAAGCGGGCGCGCGCATCGAATCCGAATGTATTGTGGCGACGCAGGGGATAGAATTCGTGGAAATCTGCCATGCAAGGGAAAGGTGACGCGGCCGCCGCTGGTGTGCGCGACCCGGAACTGCGAGGTAGGCTGGATTATACGGAAGGCGCCGTGCGCGGCCGGCTTCCGGGCATACGGATCACAAGGAGAATGCAATGCCGTCGTTTGACGTAGTGTGCGAAGCGAACATGGTCGAGGTGAAGAACGCCGTCGAGCAGGCCAACAAGGAAATCTCGACGCGCTTCGATTTCAAGGGCTCGGACGCCCGCATCGAGCATAAGGAAAACGAACTGACCGCCTTTGCCGACGATGATTTCAAGCTGGACCAGGTCAAGGACGTGCTGATCGGCAAGATGGCCAAGCGCAACGTCGACGTGCGCTTCCTGGATTACGGCAAGACCGAGAAAATCAGCGGCGACAAGGTCAAGCAGGTGATCACCATCAAGAAGGGCGTGACCGGCGACCTCTCCAAGAAGATCGTGCGCATGATCAAGGACAGCAAGATCAAGGTACAGGCCAGCATCCAGGGCGACACGGTGCGCGTGTCGGGCACCAAGCGCGACGACCTGCAGAACGTGATTGCCATGCTGCGCAAGGATGTGTCCGAGGCACCGCTGGACTTCAACAACTTCCGCGACTGAGCGGCACCCGCGCCGGCTCCTTTGCCGGCGCCGCACGCGGCCGCCGGTCAGCGCGGCTGCGGCAATCCGCCGATCTTCGCGCCGGCCTTGATGCCCTTTTGCGCGAACCACCCCTGGTTCATTTCCAGCGCATAGCGGATCGCCGCCTTCGGGCAATGGTTGTTTTCAGTGCGCGGCGCCATGTCTTCGATATTGACGATGGTGCCGTCGTCGGCCAGGAACGCAATCGACAGCGGCAGCTCGGTATTGCGCATCCAGAAGCAGTGGCCCGCCTTCTGCTCGAATACGAACAGCATGCCGGCATTGGGCGCCATCGATTTCCGGTACATCAGCCCTTGCTCGCGCGCGGCGGGCGTTGCCGCGACCTCGGCCTGGATCGCGTACATGCCCGCGGTCAGCGGCGCCACCGGCAACGCGGCTTGTGCGTTGGCAACACCGGCCGCCAGTGCGGCAAGCAGGAAGCAGCAACGCGAGGTCAGGGTCTTCG
It encodes the following:
- the murB gene encoding UDP-N-acetylmuramate dehydrogenase, whose amino-acid sequence is MADFHEFYPLRRHNTFGFDARARFAVHVRSEADLVSALADPRAEGLPLVVLGGGSNVVLTGDLDALVLLMEIPGYQVEASSEGGDAWLVTVGAGENWNALVNRTIVDGMPGLENLALIPGTAGAAPIQNIGAYGVELRERFAGVRAYDRHTGTFVWLDLQACEFGYRDSLFKRAGAGRYIITAVTLRLPRGWQPVLSYGELARELDGQAAPDAATIRDAVVAIRSRKLPDPAQLGNAGSFFKNPLVSAAQRDALLQAHPDLVSYAQPDGTYKLAAGWLIDRCGFKGLSDGPVGVYGKQALVLVHHGGGTGAMLLALANRIADTVQARYGVRIEPEPVVL
- a CDS encoding YajQ family cyclic di-GMP-binding protein — its product is MPSFDVVCEANMVEVKNAVEQANKEISTRFDFKGSDARIEHKENELTAFADDDFKLDQVKDVLIGKMAKRNVDVRFLDYGKTEKISGDKVKQVITIKKGVTGDLSKKIVRMIKDSKIKVQASIQGDTVRVSGTKRDDLQNVIAMLRKDVSEAPLDFNNFRD
- a CDS encoding DUF192 domain-containing protein; translation: MPLLPKTLTSRCCFLLAALAAGVANAQAALPVAPLTAGMYAIQAEVAATPAAREQGLMYRKSMAPNAGMLFVFEQKAGHCFWMRNTELPLSIAFLADDGTIVNIEDMAPRTENNHCPKAAIRYALEMNQGWFAQKGIKAGAKIGGLPQPR